The genome window ATGCTGCATCGGGACGTAATTTTCATTTCCTCAGTTGGCTATGATTCCTCCTCTCACCAGCCATTTCGCAAAGAAGCGGTCGCAGAAATACTCTGCGCCCTTATAGCCATATACCACAAAAGGATTGTTCAATCTTGCCATATCTTGTTATCATTCATTATACAAACGTTCATTGCGCTTTTTACGCAACGCAAATTACGCAATAAAAAACGAGACCGACAAATGTTTTCTAGTTTTTTAATCATAATTATCTCCTAAAGCTATATATACCTTAAATTATATATAGAAGAAAAGCGCACCGGAATGCAAACGTTTGCACAATTTATTCGCTTGATTTGCATCAATTTTTGAACAAGCTAATGAAATAAATCGTAACTTTGCCAACGTATAACAATACAACTTGCAATTAAACATAAAATAATAATCACAAAATACAAAGATAATTATGAAGAAGATATACTTTACACTCCTTGCCACAATGGCACTCACACTTGGAGCATGTTCTAGCAGCAATGACCCTGATCTTCCAGATCCTGAGCCAACGCCAGCGCCTACCCCAAGTCCAGAACCTGAGCCTGAACCAGGTCTCAATTCGCAAGGCTGGGCTAGCGATTATAGTGGCGTTATGCTGCAAGGATTCTCTTGGGATTCTTATAATGAATCACAATGGAAGGTCTTAGAGAAGCAGGCTGATGAGCTGAAAGGTTATATCGACCTTGTTTGGCTTCCACAAAGCGGAAAATGTATGGAGACCACTCAGGTGATGGGTTATATGCCATATTACTATTTTAATCAGAACTCTTCTTTCGGATCTGAGGCTGAGCTCAGAAGTCTGATTACTAAGTTTAAAGCCGCTGGTATAGGTGCTATTGCTGACGTAGTCATCAACCACCGCAATACGGATGGCTGGTATACATTCCCTGCTGAAACATACAAGGGAGTGACCTACCAAATGCAATCTACAGACATCTGCAAGAATGATGATGGCGGAACTACAGCAACCCAGGCTGCCACAGACGGGGTAAGCCTCAGCCAGAACAATGATGAGGGAACCGACTTTGGAGGTTGCCGTGACATCGACCACAAGAGCGAAAATGTGCAGAAGGTGATCAAAGCGTATCTGAAATATCTGAAGGATGATTTGGGTTACACCGGTTTCCGCTATGATATGGTGAAAGGCTTCGATGGTAGCCATGTTGCCGACTATAATGATGCCACAGGTGTAGAATACTCTGTAGGTGAATACTGGGATGGTAACGACAAAATAGAAAGTTGGATAAACAAAACTAACAAGAAGAGTGCTGCCTTCGACTTCCAGTTCCGTTATAACGTACGCGATGCCGTAAACGGAGCGGCTAACGGAAAGGTGACAACATCTTCAGACTGGTCAAAGCTCAACAGTAACGACAATCTTATGCACGATGCCAATTATCGTCGTTATGCGGTTACTTTTGTAGAAAATCATGATACACAGAAACGCTCTGAATCAGAACAGAACGACCCTCTGCGCAAAGATACCATAGCAGCCAATGCCTATATGCTCGCCATGCCAGGCACACCATGTATCTTCCAGCCACACTGGAATGCTTATAAGTCTGAGATAAAGGAGATGATTGCAGCCCGCAAATATGCAGGCATCACTAATATGAGCAATTATGCCAACAAGCAGAGCAAGAAAACTCTTTATGTGAACGAGGTTACTGGTACTAAGCACAAACTTCTTGTGGCTGTAGGTAATGATGCAGCAGGATATGCAGGAGAAACAGGCTATACGAAGATTCTTTCCGGTTATCACTATGCCTATTTCCTCTCTAATGATGCAGAGACCTCTTGGACAAGCATGCCTTCCGGCTCATACGAGGAAGGTTTCAAGACCACACTTACTGCAGTCAGCCAGACAGAGGGAGCCAAATTGGTTTATACCTTGGATGGTTCTACCCCTACTGCAAAGAGCACAACTGTAGAAAGTGGTAAGGAAATCAGCATCAATGGTACTTGTACCTTGAAAGTTGGATTGCTTGTGAATGGTGAAGTAAGAAATATCGCCACTCATCAATATACGATTGAGAAGTTCAAGGCATATTAATTTATGGTTTATGTGAATGCCGATGCTGTGAAATGGAACCCATTATACTGCTATACATGGAAGAAAGCAGCATCTGTTGAGTGGCCTGGTGAAAAGATGACAGAAACAAAGACCATCGGTGGTAAGACATGGTACTACAAGGAAGTCAGCATTGATAATGCAACCGAGTTGGTAAATGTCATATTCAATAATGGCAAAAATAAGCCGCAGACTGTAGATATAACAGGTCTCACCAGTACGGCTTACTTCGAAATCGAAACATCCAAAGAAGGTAAGAACTATAAAGTGAAGGATGTTACTGCAGAATACAACAAATAAGTTCAAAGAATAGTTTCAGTTTTTAGTTTAAGTTTTTCAGTTTTAAGTTTTTAGGTTTATTAAGGTTTATGTTTTTAGGTTTAGGTTTGTTTTAAAGGTAGTTTTAGTACATACAAGGTTACTAGTTAGTTGTTTTAGGTTAGGAAAAAGAGGTATACCCAAGATTCATCTTCGGGATATACCTCTTTTCTTATTCTTATTATTTTCTTATTCTAATTATCTTTCGCGCTGGTCAGCACCCCACATCAGTTTCTCTCTCAAGGTAGAGAAATAACGCTGGTTGCGCTGCTTCACAATCTTGATGCTATGAGGAGCCTTTCGGATGATAAGGCGGGTTTCCTCCGTCATACGCTCACTACGACCATCGATGGCTACCAGATAGTTGTGGCTGCGACTCTCGATATCGAGCGTGATGACAGCCGTATCGTTGATGACGATAGGACGGATGTTCAGACTGTGAGGAGCTACCGGAGTAAGACAGATGCTACCACTCTGCGGAATGATGATAGGTCCACCATTCGAGAGATTGTATGCCGTAGAACCGGTTGGCGTAGTAACAATCAGACCATCCGCCTGATAAGTGACGAGGAATTCGCCATCTACCTGCGTACGGATGGAAATCATCGAAGCATCATCACGCTTCAGCACGGCAATATCGTTGAGTGCGAACGGATTGCCAGCCAGAACGCCTCCTTCAGCCTCAACCTGAATCACCGCATGCTCCTCTATCAGACATTCACCAGCATAAAGACTGTCCAGCGCCGACTCTATCTCGCTAGGCAGCACATCGGCAAGGAAGCCCAATCTGCCCATATTCACACCGATGATAGGCGTACCCTTGGCTCCCACCCGGCTCGCTGCCTTCAGGAAGGTACCATCACCACCCATAGAGATGACGTAATCCACATCGAAGTTGTAATCCTCGAACACCCCAGCCGCCTTCACATCGAGATGCTGGTCGCGGGTAAGAAACTCGTAATAAGCATTCTCCACATAAACTTCAGCCTCCTTCTTTTCGAGATAAAGAAGGATTTTCTCTATCGAAGCCGACTTCTTAGCCTGGTATTCATTACCAAATATTGCGAATTTTAAATGTTGCTGTGCCATTTATTTTGTTATTTCAATAATTATTCTTACTTTTGCAAAGGTAATCATATTATTTGAATAACAAGACAAAAAACAAATAAATTATGGCTAAGGTATATGAATTTCTTGCCAATGGCTTCGAGGAAATCGAAGGATTGGCTCCGGTTGACATCCTCCGTAGAGGTGGTGTAGACATCAAGACTGTAAGTGTAACGGGTACTGAATGGGTAGAAACATCGCATGGTGTTACCATCAAGGCTGACCTGAAGTTTGAGGATATTGCCAGCTTTGAAGATGCTGACATGCTGATGATTCCGGGCGGAATGCCAGGCAGTACAAACCTGAACGAGCACGAAGGTGTACGCCAGGCGCTCATCGCCCAGCACAAGGCTGGTAAGCGAATCGGTGCCATCTGCGCAGCCCCAATGGTTCTGGCAAGCACAGGCATCCTCGAAGGAAAGAAGGCTACCTGTTATCCTGGCTTTGAGCAGTATTTCGGCGAGAACACCGAATATACCGCCACCCTCTTCCAGGAAGACGGCAACGTGATTACAGGCGAAGGTCCTGCAGCAACCCTCCCATACGCCTATAAGATATTGAGCTATTTCGTAAGCAAGGAAACTGTAGCTGCCCTGCAGGATGGCATGATGTATGATCATCTCATGCAGAGCAAATAATAACAATGAGTGAAGAAAGGCAGGATTAGAATTCTTCACTCTTCACTTTTAACTCTTCACTTAAAAAATGGATTACGTAATCATAGTAGCCGGAGGCAAGGGCCTCCGCATGGGAAGTGAGATTCCAAAACAGTTCTTGCCGGTAGCGGGCAAGCCTATCCTGATGCGCACCATAGAGCGTTTTCATGAATATGACCCTGCATTGAACATCATCCTGGTTCTGCCGGAGAGTCAGCAGGCATACTGGCACCAGCTCTGCGAGGAGCATCATTTCAGCATCAAGCACCAGATAGCCAATGGTGGCGACACCCGTTTCCAGTCATCCAAAAACGGACTGGCACTCATTCCTGATGATGAAGATGGCGTAGTGGGTATTCACGACGGCGTGCGCCCATTCGTATCTAAAGAAGTCATCGAGGAATGTTTCGAGACGGCTCGCGAAGAATATGCAGCCATCCCTGTATATGCCGTAACCGACACCCTGCGCTATATCGACCAGCACGGAGGCGGAAAGAATGTGCTGCGCAGCGATTACCGCGTGGTGCAGACTCCCCAAACCTTCGACATCGGTCTGGCAAAGCAGGCTTTCAACCAGGAATACAAGGAGCAGTTTACCGATGATGCTTCGGTGGTAGAAAGTCTTGGCTGCCAGGTTGCGATGGTTGATGGTAATCGTGAGAACATCAAGATTACTACCCCATTCGACATCAAGATAGCTGAAGCGTTGCTGGGGTAAAGCGAAACAACAAGACATAAAACAAAAAGCAGGAGATTCCTCACGGAGTCCCCTGCCTATTTTTTATAACTATAATAAACCTATTTTTGATAATCACTAACCTAAAAGTGCAAATCTCTATTTCGGGTCTACCAATAACATCAGTCAAACACCTTTCTCCTTCAGAAGAGTTTATACTGCTACGGCTGCACGTAACTTCAACATGCCACGATGTACCAGGTTGCGTACACTATGATAGTTCATCTGCATGATGTCGCAGATGTCCTCATATTTGCGCTGCTCTATATAATATAAGGTGAACACCTGGCGCTGGCGTGGTGTCAGCTCATCCATCAGGATCTGTACCTTACGAACATTATTGAGCGAACTTTCATCAAGGATATAAGAGTTTTCCACATCTTCTACAGTTGTAGAGATACGGATATCCTCCACCGCAGTCTCCGTCATATAGTTCTTGCGGCGAAACTCATCCAGCAATCTGTTGCGGAGAGAAATGAGCAGGTAAGAGGTTACCTTTGTAACTTGTAAATCCTGGCTTTTAGAGATGAGTTTGATAAACACATCTTGTACACAATCTTTTACAAGTTCTTTGTCTGATGTTATACACAGACCATAATTGAGCAACATTTCCGCGTACATATCATATAAAGACATGAAAGCGTTCTGGTCGCCTTGGCGATAGGCAGCGAGCAACGTCTGTGCTGCTTCCTCTCTTTCTCTGATGTTATTGTAGTTTGTTTTCATCTTAGGTGTACTTTTGTTTGTTGATGGTGCAAAAGTAGCCTAAATGCGGCAAACTCTAAGGAAAAATCAGGTAAATGAATGGGAAAAATTGGTATTCAGTGTATTTTTCCTCCCATTTTAAGGGTACAAGTGGCTTTTTATGCGATTTTTCAGTTCTTCTATATCTGTTTCAGACAACAAGTCAGAAATCTCGTCAAGATGAAGAAGAACATATTTTGCCTGCTCTATTTCGGCAGGAAGATACATTTTCTCAAACTTTCGAGAAGATGCCGGCCTCCCAGAGTTGGCATCCGGTTCTACGATAGGAGAACCGAGTACCGACTCCAGAAAGTCGGAATCCAATAAAAGATTTCTTACAGATTCTGTTATCATCATTCTTTTCATCTTCTCTATTT of Segatella copri contains these proteins:
- a CDS encoding NAD kinase produces the protein MAQQHLKFAIFGNEYQAKKSASIEKILLYLEKKEAEVYVENAYYEFLTRDQHLDVKAAGVFEDYNFDVDYVISMGGDGTFLKAASRVGAKGTPIIGVNMGRLGFLADVLPSEIESALDSLYAGECLIEEHAVIQVEAEGGVLAGNPFALNDIAVLKRDDASMISIRTQVDGEFLVTYQADGLIVTTPTGSTAYNLSNGGPIIIPQSGSICLTPVAPHSLNIRPIVINDTAVITLDIESRSHNYLVAIDGRSERMTEETRLIIRKAPHSIKIVKQRNQRYFSTLREKLMWGADQRER
- a CDS encoding DJ-1 family glyoxalase III, yielding MAKVYEFLANGFEEIEGLAPVDILRRGGVDIKTVSVTGTEWVETSHGVTIKADLKFEDIASFEDADMLMIPGGMPGSTNLNEHEGVRQALIAQHKAGKRIGAICAAPMVLASTGILEGKKATCYPGFEQYFGENTEYTATLFQEDGNVITGEGPAATLPYAYKILSYFVSKETVAALQDGMMYDHLMQSK
- a CDS encoding 2-C-methyl-D-erythritol 4-phosphate cytidylyltransferase, encoding MDYVIIVAGGKGLRMGSEIPKQFLPVAGKPILMRTIERFHEYDPALNIILVLPESQQAYWHQLCEEHHFSIKHQIANGGDTRFQSSKNGLALIPDDEDGVVGIHDGVRPFVSKEVIEECFETAREEYAAIPVYAVTDTLRYIDQHGGGKNVLRSDYRVVQTPQTFDIGLAKQAFNQEYKEQFTDDASVVESLGCQVAMVDGNRENIKITTPFDIKIAEALLG
- a CDS encoding RNA polymerase sigma factor, with amino-acid sequence MKTNYNNIREREEAAQTLLAAYRQGDQNAFMSLYDMYAEMLLNYGLCITSDKELVKDCVQDVFIKLISKSQDLQVTKVTSYLLISLRNRLLDEFRRKNYMTETAVEDIRISTTVEDVENSYILDESSLNNVRKVQILMDELTPRQRQVFTLYYIEQRKYEDICDIMQMNYHSVRNLVHRGMLKLRAAVAV